CCGCCGGATCCCGGCCAATGAAGTGTGACGGTCCGCCCGGTGCGGCCGGCATGCCGGAACACGCCCGCTTTTCACCGCTCTTCGAACCCCTGGCACGCTCCCCCGATCACCCCTGCAATACCGCCCCCACACATCAACGACGCCTTCATATACGCGAGTTCACCGGAGGGGCCTCCGAGGAATCCGATATGCCCGAATAGGAGATCGGGGCCACCGACGAAAAACCGCCGCCTCGGCGGCACTTGCACGGGATACCCGCGGCAGTACGGCGTCCGGCCTGAAGAATCCGCGCACCACGGAACCCGCCCCCACGCGCACCAGGGAAAGGAAATCGCGGGCCCAGCCACAGAAAATGTACGCCTGGGCGGCGACCGGAGACCCGGCACGGATATCGAGTTTCCTCTGTGATATCCGGGGGTGCATTTTCCCCGTGTCCGCACGGGACTTCCGGGAGCAGCCGGGCACGGGCACCCGGAGGCCAAGGGCGGAGCCGCTCATCGACCCCGGCACTCATCGGCCCCGGCGCTCATCGGCCACGAGGCCCCTCGGCCCCGGCGCCCGCGTGCCGCTGCCGCTGCCACCGGAGCGGATGCCGCACGATGTGATCCGTCGTCAGGCCCTCAGGAGGACCACGCCGTGTCCGTCCCAGCCCCCGTCCCGCATCTGAAGCGCAGTCTGCGGCGCTTCGACATCATGGCGATGGGCGTCGCCGCAGTGATCTCGTTCGATGTGATCGGGCAGATCGCGGCCGGGGGCGGGGAGGCAGTCGTCTGGATCGCCGTGATCGCGGTGGCGTTCCTGGTGCCCTACGCCCTGGTCTTCGCCGAGACCGGGGCCGCGTTCCCGCAGGAAGGCGGGCCGTATGTCTGGGTGGAGGTGGCCTTCGGCCGGCCGGCGGCCGCGCTGACCACCATGTTCTATTGGGTCACCAATCCCGTCTGGCTCGGTGGTTCGCTGGTCTTCGTGGCCGCGCAGGCCTGGGACGGCTTCGTCTTCCCGCTCGGCTCGGGCACGGTGGCCGACCACGCGTTCAAGCTGGTCTTCATCTGGGCCGCCATTCTCACCGCGGTGGTCTCGCTGCGCCGCGGCAAATGGATCACCACGGCCGGCGCCGGGGCCAAGGTCCTGGCACTGGCCTTCTTCACCGGTACGGCGGTGGCCTACGGGATCCGGCACGGCTTCCGCGGTCTGGAGGGCGCCGGCTTCGCCCCCACCGGGGCGGGGTTCCTGGCGCTGGTGCCGGTATTGCTGTTCGCCTTCGTCGGGTTCGAGGCACCCAACGCGGCGGGGGACGAGATGCTGGACCCGCAGCGCGATGTACCGGTCGCGATCGGAGCGTCGGGAGCCATCGCGACCTGCTGCTATCTGCTGCCGGTGCTGGCCATCCTCTCTGCCGTACCGGCCGGCCGGGTCACCGGCGTCGGCGGCTTCATGGATGCCGCCCGGCTGGTCTTCGGGATCTACGGGGGCTGGCGCGGGCCGCTGCTGACCGGTGTCGCCGTGCTGTTCGTGGTGGCGCTGCTGACCCAGGGCAGCGCCTGGATGATCGTCGCCGACCGGATGCAGGCCATGGTGGCGGCCGACGGCGGGTTCTTCGGCCCGGGCCTGGGTGCCTTCCACCCGCGGCTGGGCACCCCCGTGCGGATGAATCTGCTCTCCGGCGTCACCGCCACCGCCTTCATGGTCGCCGCGATGAACCTGGCGAACGGGGACGCCTCGGCCGTCTTCGGCGTGGTGCTGGCCGTCGCGATCACCACGCTGCTGCTGTCCTACCTCGCCGTGGTCCCCGCGCTGCTGGCACTGCGGCTGCGCCACCGCGAGGTGCCCCGGCCCTACCAGGTCCCGTTCGGCACCCGGGGCTTCACCGTCGCGACGCTGCTCGTCTACGCCTGGATCCTGCTCGGGTCGTGGGTGGCCCTGTTCCCCGGCTCCCTGGAGCAGCTCTTCGGGATCCCGTACGACTTCCGGGCGACCTGGGGCGTCTCCCGCCTCACCTTCGAGACGTTCACCCTCGGCACCGTCGCCTTGCTGCTCGTGGTCGCCGCCACCGGGTATCTGACGCAGCACGCGCGCGCCCGGCACCGGGACCACCAGGGCGCGGGCGGAACGGGCCGGTAGCGTCCGCCTGCCGGGCCCGGAGCTCGGCGGGAGTTGGCGCCGTCGGTCGGGAGGGCGCGCTGCCCAGGACGGCGGCGGTGCCCGTCGTCGCGAGCGGGCGCGGCGTACGCGGGCGAGCACCGCCGGAAGGGTACGGAGGCCGGGCCACCGGCGGCCCCCTGCGTCCGCGCCCGGACCTGCTACGCCGCTTCCTCCTGATGCCGTCCTCGTACTCGGCGGCGGTCAGCAGGTCGTCGAGTTCCTTCGGGTCGGACATCGTGATCACCATCAGCGAGTCGGAAACCGTTCGCCGGGCAGGCCGGCGCTCTGCTTGGCTCGTCCCATGAGTGATCTTCACATCCGCCACGCCACCCTCTCGGACATCGATGCCGTGCTGCGCTTCTGGCGCGAAGCCGCGGAAGGCACGAGCATCAGCGACGACCACGACGGAGTGGCCCGCCTCATCACCACGGACCCCGAAGCCCTGCTCCTCGCGGAGCGCGACGGCCTCCTCACGGGGACCGTGATAGCCGGCTTCGACGGATGGCGCTGCTCCGCGTACCGGCTCGCCGTGCACCCGGACTGCCGCCGGCAGGGAGTCGCCACCGCGTTGATGGAAGCGGTGGAACAACGGTTCCTCGCCCTGGGCGGCCGACGGGTCGACGCCATGGTCCTGGAAGCCAACGACCGGGCACAGCGCACATGGGGCGCGGCCGGCTACCAGCGCGAGGACCACTGGCGGCGTTGGGTCAAGCCGCTGTGAACACCGGCGGCGCTGCCGGGCCGGGCGCTGATGCGCGGCCGAGAGGCGAGTGGGGCAACCGTCTCCTCGGCAGAGCGGTGCGCGTCGGAGTGCGCAGCCACCGCCCCCGGCCCGGGGCGGTGGGCGAACTCGCCCCGACCGCCTACTTTGCTGATCCTTTACCATGGAGTCTCCCTATACCCCGAGTGAAAGGTGTGTGAGCGTCCAGCCATGGACGAGCCTCCTAGTTGTCGATCATCGTTTCGACAGAGCGCGAACCTCCCGATCCTGTTCGATCATGGGACGGAGGTGACTCGATGACCGACCTGCTCTTTCTGGGCGTGGCGCTCCTTCTGACCCTGGCCTGCGGGGTCTTCGTCGCCGCCGAGTTCTCCCTGACGACCGTCGAGCGCAGCGACCTCGAACGCGCCGCCGAGCGCGGCGACCGGGGCGCGGACAGCGCCCTGAAGGCGGTCCGCGGCCTCACCTTCCAGCTCTCCGGTGCCCAGCTCGGCATCACCGTCACCGGCCTGGTCATCGGCATGCTCTCCAAGCCGGCCATCGCCACTCTGCTGGCGGGACCGCTGGACGCGATGGGCCTGTCGCGGGCGGTGGCGGATTCCGCCGCCCTGGTGCTCGGCACGGCGATCTCGACGGTCGTGCTGATGGTCGTCGGCGAGCTGGTCCCGAAGAACTGGGCCATCTCCAGCCCGCTGGTCATCGCGAAGAAGGTCGCCACCGCCCAGCGCGGCTTCAGCGCCGCCTTCAAGCCGCTGATCCGGCACCTCAACAACGCCGCGAACCGCATGGTCCGCCGGATGGGCCTGGAGCCCGCCGAGGAGCTGGCCTCGGCCCGCGGCCCGCAGGAGCTGGTGGCGCTGGCGCGGCACTCCGCCAAGGAGGGCGCGCTGGCGCCCGACACCGCCGAGCTGTTCGTCCGCACCCTCAATCTCGGCGATCTGACCGCGGAGAACGTGATGACACCGCGGGTGCAGGTGATCGCGCTGGAGGTGCAGTCCACCGCGGAGGACGTGGCCAACGCGACCCGGGCGACCGGGCTGTCCCGCTTCCCCGTCTACCGCGGCAGCCTCGACAGCGTCGTCGGGGTGGCGCACATCAAGGACGTCCTCGCCGTCCCGGCCGAGCGCCGGCCCCGGCACCCGGTCTCCGAGCTGGTGCGCGAGCCGTTGCTGGTGCCCACGACGCTGACCGTGGACCGGCTGCTGGACCGGCTCTCCGGCAAGCGCACGATGGCCGTGGTGATCGACGAATACGGCGGCACGGCCGGCGTGGTGACCCTGGAGGACATCGTCGAGGAGGTGGTCGGCGAGGTCCGCGACGAACACGACCCGATGGAGACCCCCGACCTGGCGCCGGCCGGCAGCGATGCCGAGGGCCGCAGCGTCTATCAGGCCGACGGCGCCGCCCGCACCGACCAGCTGGAACGGATCGGCCTGCGGCTGCCGGAGGGCCCGTACGAGACCCTGGCCGGCCTGATCGCCACCGAACTCGGCCGGATACCGGTCGCCGGCGACACCCTGGAGGTGGCCGGCTGGCGGATGGACGTACTCGACGCCGCCGGCCATCGTGCGGCGCGGGTGCTGCTGCACGCCCCGCGCCCCGGCAGCACCGGGGAGCAGGAGAAGGAGGCCCGCCGATGACCGCGCTCCAGCTTTTCGTGGGTCTGCTGACGCTGGTCGTCAACGCCTTCTTCGTGGGCGCCGAGTTCGCCCTGATCTCGGTGCGCCGCAGTCAGATCGAGCCGTACGCCGAGCGCGGTGACCGCCGGGCGACCAGCGTGCTGTGGGGTCTGCAGCATGTGTCGGCCCTGCTGGCGGCCGCCCAGCTGGGCATCACACTGTGCACCCTGGTGCTGGGCGCGGTCGCCGAACCGGCCATCGCGCATCTCCTGGAGCCGGTGTTCCACGCGGTGGGGATCTCGCAGACGCTGATCCACCCGATCTCGTTCGTGATCGCGCTGTCGCTGGCGACCTATCTGCACATGCTCTTCGGCGAGATGGTGCCGAAGAACGTCGCGCTGGCCGAGCCGGTCCGCACCGCCCTGCTGCTGGGGCCGCCGCTGGTCGCGCTGACCCGGGCGCTGCGCCCGGTGATCTTCGCGATCAACGCCCTCGCCAACGCGCTGCTCAAGCTGCTGCGGGTGGAGACCAGGGACGAGGTCGCCGCGACGTTCTCGGACGACCAGCTGGCGAAGATGGTCGAGGATTCCCGGGCGGCCGGGCTGCTCGACGAACGGGCGCAGGAACGGCTGCGGGACGCCCTGGAGCTGGGCCGCCGCCCGGTCAGGGACGTGGTGCTGCCGGTCGAGAAGGTCGTCTCCGCCCGGATGGGGACCACCGCCGAGGAGCTGGAGCAGCTGGCCGCCGAGTCCGGCTTCTCCCGCTTCCCCGTCGTCGACGACACCCGCCGCATCCTCGGCTATCTGCACGTCAAGGACGCGCTGGACGCCACGCCCCGCACGGTGCCCTTCCCGGTGTCCGCGCTGCGGCCGATCGCCCGGGTCAAGGCCTCGACGCCGCTGGACGACGTGCTGACCGCGATGCGCGGATCCCGTACGCATCTGGCCGCGGTGATCGGCGACGACGGGCGGCTGTCCGGGCTGGTGACGATGGAGGACGTCCTGCGCGAGGTGGTGTTGCAGCAGCCCGCGGCCTGACGACGGGGCGGCATCCCCCAGGCTCTGACCGATCGGTTAGATTGTTGACCGATCGGTCAGACGCGTTGTTGCGTGCTCGCCGGTCGCATCGCATCCGTGCGCGACGAGGGGGGCAGGAACATGGATCGCACCACGTGCTGCATAGCGGGCGGCGGACCGGCGGGGATGATGCTCGGACTGCTGTTGGCCAGGGCCGGCGTCGAGGTGACCGTCCTGGAGAAGCACCGCGACTTCCTGCGGGACTTCCGCGGGGACACCGTCCATCCGTCGACCCTGCGCCTGCTGGACGAACTCGGTCTCGGCGAGGCCTTCGCGCGGCTGCCGTTCGTCAAGCTGGAAGAGATGCGGGCGCATATCGGCACCACCTCGGTGGTGCTCAGCGATATGCGGCGCATCCCCGGCCGGCACAAGTACTTCGCCATGGTCCCGCAGTGGGACTTCCTCGATCTGCTGGCGCGGGCGGCCGCCGAGGAGCCGTGCTTCACGCTGCGGATGCGGACCGAGGTGACCGGGCTGCTGACCGACGGCGGCCGCGTCACGGGGGTGCGGTTCCGCGACGAGCACGGCAGCCCCGGCGAGCTGGCCGCGGATCTGACGGTCGCCTGCGACGGCCGGGACTCGCGGGTGCGGGAGGCGGCCGGGCTCCGGCAGCGGCTGTTCGAGGTGCCGATGGACGTCTGGCAGGTGCGGGTGGAGGCTCCCCCGAGCTCTCGACTGCTCCCCCACTCTCGGCTTCGCTCGAGCGGGGGGGACCCCCATGCGCAGGGGGGACCCCCATGCCGACGCCCTCAAGGACGGCCGGGTCTTCGCGCGCTTCGGCGGCGGCCAGGCGGCCGTCACGATGGACCGCGGCGCGTACTACCAGACGTCCTATCTGATCGAGAAGGGCCGGGACGCGGAGCTGCGCACCCAGGACGTCCAGTGGCTGCGCGACCGGCTCGGGGCGCTGTTCGACTGGGACGACGAGGTGACCGGCGCCATCGCCTCATGGGACGACGTCAAGCTGCTGGAGGTGACCTTCGGGAGGCTGCGGCGCTGGTACCGGGACGGCCTGCTGTGCATCGGGGACGCCGCGCACACCATGTCGCCGGTCGGCGGGTTGGGCGTCGGCCTGGCGCTGCAGGACGCGGTCGCGGCGTCCCGGATCCTGGCGGCACCGCTGCGCCGCGGCACGGTCCGGGTGGCCGACCTGGCGCGGGTGCAGAAGCGGCGGCAGCTGCCGACGGCCGTGCTGCAGAAGGCCCAGCAGGCCGAGCACACGATGATCCGTTCCGCGCTGGCCGGCACGCTCGACGGCGACCGGCTGCCGGTGCCGATGCGGCTGCTGCGGCGGGTGCCGCCGCTGCGGACGGTGTCCGGCTGTCTGGGCGGGTTCGGGATCCGCCCGGAGCGGGCCCCCGGGTTCGCCCGGGTCAGGCCCGGCGCTCGATCGCGTTGAGGGTGAACTCCTCCAGCTCCGCGGCCGCGGCGTCCAGGTCCAGTTCCGGGTGGGCCAGCCAGTGCGCGATCACCCCGTCGATCGATCCGCCGATCGCCAGGGCGATGGTCTGGACATCGAACTCGCGCAGTACGCCGGCCTTCTGACCTGCTGTCAGCAGTTCGGCGAGGGCCTGCCAGCGGCCGTGGGTGTCGTGCGAGCCGGGCGTCTTGAGCCGGGTTCCTCCCCCACTCTCGGCTTCGCTCGAGCGGGAGGTGCCCCCACCGTCGTCGAGCAGCATCTCGGTGATCACGCGCACCTGGCGGCGGTTGGCCTGCTGGTAGCCGATCATCGCCCGCACATAGGCGATGACCGCCTCCCGCGGGCCGTCCGCCCGGGCCAGCCGCTCGGTGACGTAGGCGCCGAACTGCTCCATCACCTGCTCCAGCGCCGCGCGGGTCAGGTTGTCCTTCGAGGAGAAGTGGTAGAGCACCGCGGCCTTGGACACCCCGGCGCGCTCGGCGATCGCCGACAGCGAGGTGGCGGGGTGGCCGCGGGTGGAGATCAGGTCGATGGTGGCGTCGATCAGCTGTTGGCGGCGGGCCCGTTCGGTGAAGGTCGGCGCGTCGGGACCGTCGCCCCGGCGAGGAGTCATCGCGCTGCCACCTGTGCCTTTCCTCGCCCTCTCGACGAGATCAGACCGTACACCGCGGGCGCCGTGGGCATCAGCGGGGACCGGGGCATACCGCGCGGTATGGCGAGCGGTAGGATCACCGCGCCATGGAGATGAATGCGCAATACACCAGTTTCGTCGCGGTCGGCGACAGCTTCACCGAAGGCATGTCGGACGGCTTGCCGGACGGCTCGTACCGCGGCTGGGCCGATCTGCTCGCCGCCCGGCTGGCGGCCGCCTCGCCCGGGTTCCGGTACGCCAATCTCGCGGTGCGCGGCAAGCTCATCGGGCAGATCGCCGACGAGCAGTGCGGGCCGGCCGCCTCGATGGGCGCCGACCTGGTGACGCTGGTCGGCGGGCTCAATGACGTCCTGCGGCCCCGTTGCGAGGTGGAGCAGGTGTGCGCACGGTTCGAGGAGGCCGCGGCGCTGCTGGCGCGCGGCGGCGGGCAACTGGTGCTGATGCGCAGTCCGGGCCGGCAGGGCCCGGTGCTGGAGCGCTTCCGGCCGCGGATGGAGCAGCTCTTCGCCTGGATCGACGAGGTGGCCGCGCGGCACGGCGCGGTGGTCGTGGACCTGTACGCGTCGCGGGCGCTGTCCGACCCGCGACTGTGGGCCGATGACCGGCTGCATCTGAACGCCGAGGGGCACCGCCGGGTGGCGGAGGCCGTCTGGCAGACGCTCGGACTGCCCGCCGCCGCGGACTGGGACGCGCCGCTGCCGGCCGCCGCGCCGCCGGGCTGGGGTGCGCGGCGCACCGCGGATCTGCGCTTCGCGCGCGAGCATCTGGTGCCGTGGATAGGCCGGCGGCTCACCGGCCGCTCCTCGGGCGACGGCCGTCCCGCGAAGCGCCCCGAGCTGCTGCCGTACGAGGGCTGATCGCCCGCTCGTCACCGGGCGCCGCACCCGCCGCCGCGGCTTGGAGGAACGTACAGCCGGGACCGGGGCGCTGGCCTGCGCAAACCGCCAGTAGACTCTGACCACGTGACTGCTGTGTCTGCGAAGCCTCGCATCCCCAATGTCCTGGCCGGCCGCTACGCCTCCGCGGAGCTGGCCGTGCTGTGGTCCCCCGAGTACAAGGTCAAGCTGGAGCGGAAGCTCTGGCTCGCCGTGCTGCGCGCGCAGAAGGACCTGGGGGTGGAGGTCCCCGAGCAGGCGCTGGCCGACTACGAACGGGTCCTGGAGACCGTCGACCTGGCCTCCATCGCCGAGCGCGAGAAGGTCACCCGGCACGACGTCAAGGCCCGCATCGAGGAGTTCAACGCCCTGGCCGGCCATGAGCAGGTCCACAAGGGCATGACCTCCCGCGACCTGACGGAGAACGTCGAGCAGCTGCAGGTGCGGCTGTCCCTGGAGCTGATGCGGGACCGTACGGTCGCCGTGCTGGCGCGCCTGGGCTCGCTGGCCGCCCAGAACGCCGAGCTGGTGATGGCGGGCCGCTCGCACAACGTCGCGGCGCAGACCACGACGCTGGGCAAGCGCTTCGCGACCGCGGCCGACGAGCTGCTGGTGGCGTACGGCCGGCTGGAGGATCTGCTCTCCCGCTACCCGCTGCGCGGTATCAAGGGCCCGGTCGGCACCGCTCAGGACATGCTCGACCTGCTCGGCGGGGACGCCGCCAAGCTCGCCGACCTGGAGCAGCGGATCGCCGCACACCTCGGCTTCGGCCAGGCCTTCACCTCCGTCGGCCAGGTCTACCCGCGCTCGCTCGACTACGACGTGGTGACCTCGCTGGTGCAGCTGGCCGCCGCCCCGTCCTCGCTGGCCAAGACGATCCGGCTGATGGCCGGGCACGAGCTGGTCACCGAGGGCTTCAAGCCCGGCCAGGTCGGCTCCTCGGCGATGCCGCACAAGATGAACACCCGCTCCTGCGAGCGCGTCAACGGCCTGATGGTGATCCTGCGCGGCTACGCCTCGATGGCCGGTGAGCTCTCCGGTGACCAGTGGAACGAGGGGGATGTGTCCTGCTCGGTGGTGCGCCGGATCGCGCTGCCGGACTCGTTCTTCGCGCTGGACGGCCTGCTGGAGACGTTCCTGACCGTGCTCGACGAGTTCGGCGCCTTCCCCGCCGTCATCGCCCGCGAGCTCGACCGCTACCTGCCCTTCCTCGCCACCACGAAGGTGCTGATGGGTGCGGTGCGTGCCGGTGTGGGCCGCGAGGAGGCGCACGAGGCGATCAAGGAGAACGCGGTCGCGTCGGCGCTGGCCATGCGCGAACAGGGCGCGGAGCGCAACGAGCTGCTGGACAAGCTGGCCTCGGATGCGCGGATCCCGCTGGACAAGACGCAGTTGGACGCCCTGATGGCGGACAAGCTCTCCTTCACGGGTGCGGCGGCCGACCAGGTGGCGTCCGTCGTCGCCCGGATCGAGGAGATCGCCAAGCAGCACCCGGAGGCCGCGGCGTACACCCCCGGCTCGATCCTCTGACACGAGGGCCCGTGCGTTTCACCCCCGAAGAGCTGGAAGCCGCTCGCGACCGCCTCGTCCCCGACGTGGCCGCGAGCGGTCTTCGCGTGCTCTTCTGCGGTATCAATCCCGGGCTGATGTCGGCGGCCTCCGGCCACCACTTCGCCCGGCCCGGCAACCGGTTCTGGCCGGTCCTGCACGCCGCCGGGTTCACCCCGCGGCAGTTCCGGCCCGCCGAGCAGGACGAGCTGCTCGCCCATGGCCTCGGGATCACCAATGTGGTGGCGCGGGCGACGGCCAAGGCCGACGAGCTGACCGCACAGGAGTACCGCGAGGGCGGCCGGCTGCTGGCCGAGAAGGTGGCCCGGCTGCGCCCCCGTTGGCTCGCCGTCGCCGGTGTCACGGCGTACCGCGTCGCCTTCGACGACAAGAAGGCCGCGATCGGGCCGCAGCAGCGGATGCTGGGCGACACCCGCATCTGGGCGCTGCCCAATCCCAGCGGCCTGAACGCCCATTGGACGGTGGCGGCCATGGCGGAGGAGTACGGGCGGCTGCGCGCCGCGGCGTTCGCGGAGGGCGGCGGCGCATAGGGCGCAGAGCGGCGGCGCATAAGGACGTCCGCCGTTCGGCCGGGCGTCATTTCGAAGGCATGTACATGCCCGGGTGACAGTTCTACTCTGACGCCGCCCGCGCAGCCCTCCCCCCTTGTACGGAGACTCCCGTGCCCGCTACGCCCGCGTCACCTTCCCCCGCCGACTCCCCCGCCTCCCACCGCGGCCGCCGCAAAATCACCGCCCTCGCCGCAGCGTTCACCCTCGCCACCGCCGGTCTCGGCGTCTGGGCCGGCAACAGCTTCGGCGCCCAGCCGGCCGCGGCCGCGACCGCCGTGCCCACCCCCGACCACGTGGTCGTGGTGGTCTTCGAGAACCACGCCTACGACCAGGTGATGGGCAGCTCCAGCGCCCCGTACATCAACTCCCTGGCCTCCGGCGGCGCAAGCCTGACCGCGTCCTACGCCGAGACCCACCCCAGCCAGCCCAACTACTACGCCCTCTTCTCCGGCGACACCCAGGGCGTCACCGACGACAGCTGCGTCACCCCGGGGTTCAGCAACGCCCCCAACCTCGCCTCCGAGGTGACGGCGGCCGGCAAGTCCTGGGCGAGCTACAACGAGTCGCTGCCGTCCGAGGGCTCGACCACCTGCAAGAGCGGCAACTACGCGCAGAAGCACAACCCGTGGTTCGGCTTCAGCAACGTCTCCACCAACTCGGCCCACACCTTCGGCGCCTTCCCCAGCGACTTCACGAAGCTGCCCACCGTGTCGTTCGTGGTGCCGAACCTGTGCAGCGACATGCACGACTGCTCGGTGTCCACCGGTGACACCTGGCTCAAGAACAACCTCAAGAGCTACGCCGACTGGGCCAAGACCCACAACAGCCTGCTCCTGGTCACCTTCGACGAGGACAACCGGCTCAGCGGCAACCGCATCGCGACCGTGCTGTACGGCCAGTCCGTGCAGGCGGGCTCCACCTCGGCCAGCACCTACAACCACTACGACGTGCTGCGCACCCTCGAGGACATGTACGGCACCTCGCACGCGGGCCACGCCGCCGACGCCAAGGACATCGACGGCATCTGGGCCGGCTGACCCGTGTATCTCACAGACGGCCGCCCGGCACCCGCCACCTCCGGCACGCCGGGCGGCCGGCGCACCCGCAGAATCCGCCGCGCCGGAGCCGCCGTACCCTCCACGGTGCTGGTCCTGGGCACCGTCAGCCTCATCACCGACATCTCCTCGGAGATGGTCACCGCCGTGCTCCCGCTGTACCTCGTCGCCGAACTCGGCCTGTCCCCGCTGGGATTCGGCGTGCTGGACGGGATCTACAACGGGGTGAGCGCGCTGGTCCGGCTGGTGGGCGGGCGGCTGTCGGACCGGGGCGGGGGCGGCGGCCACAAGGCGGTGGCCGCGGTGGGGTACGGGCTCTCCGCCCTGTGCAAGCCGTTGTTGCTGATGGTGCACTCGCTGCCGTTGATCGGGGCGGTGCTGGCGGTGGACCGTACCGGCAAGGGGCTGCGGACCGCCCCGCGGGACGCGATGATCTCCCTGGCCGCCGAACCGGCCGTCCGTGGGCGGGCGTTCGGGGTGCACCGGGCCATGGACACGGCCGGTGCGCTGTGCGGGCCGCTGGTGGCGTTCGTGCTGCTGCGGGTGGCGGCCGAAGGCTATGACGCGGTCTTCACGGTCAGCTTCTGTGTGGCCGTACTGGGCGTGGTCGTGCTGCTGCTGTTCGTGCCGCGCCGCGTCCCGGCCGAGGCCGCTGCCGAGACCGACGTCGAACGGGCTCCGGCCACCCCGCGGACGCCGGTGCGCGCCCTGCTGAAGCGGCCGGAGGTGCGCCGGCTGACCGGGTGTGCGGTGCTGCTGGGGCTGACCACCGTCAGCGACTCGTTCCTCTATCTGACCCTGCAGCGGCGGCTGGAGCTGCCGACGGGGTGGTTCCCGCTGCTCCCCCTGGGCACGGCCGCGGCGTTCCTGCTGCTGGCGGTGCCGTTGGGGGCCGTCGCCGACCGGATCGGCCGCCGCCGGCTGTTCCTCTGCGGGCATCTGGCGCTGCTGTGTGCCTACGGGCTGCTGCTGGTCCCCACGGCCGGCGGGACGGTCCTGGTCGGTGCCGTGCTCGGGCTGCACGGTGCCTTCTACGCGGCCACCGACGGAGTGCTGGCGGCGGCGACCGCCGATGCGGTGCCCGAGGACGCGCGCGGCAGTGGGCTGGCCGTGGTGCAGACCGGCCAGACCGCCGCCCGCTTCGTCTGCTCCCTCGCCTTCGGCGCCGCCTGGACCGCCTGGGGCGACCGCACCGCCGTGCTCACCGCGGCCCTCGGCCTGGCGCTCGCGGCGTCCCTCAGCGCCCTCCTCCTGCGCCGTGCCGTCCCGGCACCGGCCCCGAACTCCCCCTCGGAGCAAGCACGGTGACCCACACCCCCTTGAGCCTCAGCGCACGCCTGTCCCTCCTGCTCGTCGCCGTGCTCGTGCTCGGCGGGGTCGCCGTCGGCGCGACCCTGCACGCCGCTGGGCGCGCCGCCCGCAAGGAGCACGCCCCGGCGGGCGGTCCCGCGGTCGCCTCCGGGGCCGTGCGCCTGGACGACCCGCGCCGCGTCTTCTTCCGGACCATGGCCTGGGGCCCGCACCGCGACGAGATCACCGCTGTCCCCGCGGACCGTCCCACCGGCCCGCGCACCGCCTCCGGCGTCCGCTGCCTGCGCTTCCACGCGGCCGCCGGCACCGGGATCTGTCTCCAGGCCGTCCGCGGCGCACTCCGCGACACCTACCGGGCCGTGATCCTCGACCACCGCCTGCGCCCGCTGCACCGCTACGACCTGGCCGGCACCCCCACCCGCGCCCGGGTCTCCCCCAGCGGCCGTACCGTCGCCTGGACCGTCTTCGTCAGCGGCGACTCCTACGCGGGTACCGCCTTCTCCACCCGCACCTCCATCGTCGACACCCGCGGCCGGCATCTGGACGCCAACCTGGAGACCTACGCACTGACCGTGGGCGGGCGCGCGGTGCATGCGGCCGACATCAATGTCTGGGGCGTCACCTTCGCCGACGACACGCACTTCTATGCCACCGTCGCCACGGCCGGGAAGACCTACCTCGTCCGCGGCGACCGCACCACCCGGACCCTCCGGGCGCTGCATCCCAACGTCGAATGCCCCTCGCTGTCCCCCGACGGCACCCGTCTCGCGTACAAGAAGCGCGTCAAGGGCGCCGACCCGGACGCGCCGTGGCGTTTGTACGTGCTCGATCT
This portion of the Streptomyces caniferus genome encodes:
- a CDS encoding SGNH/GDSL hydrolase family protein, with protein sequence MEMNAQYTSFVAVGDSFTEGMSDGLPDGSYRGWADLLAARLAAASPGFRYANLAVRGKLIGQIADEQCGPAASMGADLVTLVGGLNDVLRPRCEVEQVCARFEEAAALLARGGGQLVLMRSPGRQGPVLERFRPRMEQLFAWIDEVAARHGAVVVDLYASRALSDPRLWADDRLHLNAEGHRRVAEAVWQTLGLPAAADWDAPLPAAAPPGWGARRTADLRFAREHLVPWIGRRLTGRSSGDGRPAKRPELLPYEG
- the purB gene encoding adenylosuccinate lyase, which gives rise to MSAKPRIPNVLAGRYASAELAVLWSPEYKVKLERKLWLAVLRAQKDLGVEVPEQALADYERVLETVDLASIAEREKVTRHDVKARIEEFNALAGHEQVHKGMTSRDLTENVEQLQVRLSLELMRDRTVAVLARLGSLAAQNAELVMAGRSHNVAAQTTTLGKRFATAADELLVAYGRLEDLLSRYPLRGIKGPVGTAQDMLDLLGGDAAKLADLEQRIAAHLGFGQAFTSVGQVYPRSLDYDVVTSLVQLAAAPSSLAKTIRLMAGHELVTEGFKPGQVGSSAMPHKMNTRSCERVNGLMVILRGYASMAGELSGDQWNEGDVSCSVVRRIALPDSFFALDGLLETFLTVLDEFGAFPAVIARELDRYLPFLATTKVLMGAVRAGVGREEAHEAIKENAVASALAMREQGAERNELLDKLASDARIPLDKTQLDALMADKLSFTGAAADQVASVVARIEEIAKQHPEAAAYTPGSIL
- the mug gene encoding G/U mismatch-specific DNA glycosylase, whose protein sequence is MRFTPEELEAARDRLVPDVAASGLRVLFCGINPGLMSAASGHHFARPGNRFWPVLHAAGFTPRQFRPAEQDELLAHGLGITNVVARATAKADELTAQEYREGGRLLAEKVARLRPRWLAVAGVTAYRVAFDDKKAAIGPQQRMLGDTRIWALPNPSGLNAHWTVAAMAEEYGRLRAAAFAEGGGA
- a CDS encoding alkaline phosphatase family protein; this encodes MPATPASPSPADSPASHRGRRKITALAAAFTLATAGLGVWAGNSFGAQPAAAATAVPTPDHVVVVVFENHAYDQVMGSSSAPYINSLASGGASLTASYAETHPSQPNYYALFSGDTQGVTDDSCVTPGFSNAPNLASEVTAAGKSWASYNESLPSEGSTTCKSGNYAQKHNPWFGFSNVSTNSAHTFGAFPSDFTKLPTVSFVVPNLCSDMHDCSVSTGDTWLKNNLKSYADWAKTHNSLLLVTFDEDNRLSGNRIATVLYGQSVQAGSTSASTYNHYDVLRTLEDMYGTSHAGHAADAKDIDGIWAG
- a CDS encoding MFS transporter; the encoded protein is MYLTDGRPAPATSGTPGGRRTRRIRRAGAAVPSTVLVLGTVSLITDISSEMVTAVLPLYLVAELGLSPLGFGVLDGIYNGVSALVRLVGGRLSDRGGGGGHKAVAAVGYGLSALCKPLLLMVHSLPLIGAVLAVDRTGKGLRTAPRDAMISLAAEPAVRGRAFGVHRAMDTAGALCGPLVAFVLLRVAAEGYDAVFTVSFCVAVLGVVVLLLFVPRRVPAEAAAETDVERAPATPRTPVRALLKRPEVRRLTGCAVLLGLTTVSDSFLYLTLQRRLELPTGWFPLLPLGTAAAFLLLAVPLGAVADRIGRRRLFLCGHLALLCAYGLLLVPTAGGTVLVGAVLGLHGAFYAATDGVLAAATADAVPEDARGSGLAVVQTGQTAARFVCSLAFGAAWTAWGDRTAVLTAALGLALAASLSALLLRRAVPAPAPNSPSEQAR
- a CDS encoding TolB family protein, whose product is MSLSARLSLLLVAVLVLGGVAVGATLHAAGRAARKEHAPAGGPAVASGAVRLDDPRRVFFRTMAWGPHRDEITAVPADRPTGPRTASGVRCLRFHAAAGTGICLQAVRGALRDTYRAVILDHRLRPLHRYDLAGTPTRARVSPSGRTVAWTVFVSGDSYAGTAFSTRTSIVDTRGRHLDANLETYALTVGGRAVHAADINVWGVTFADDTHFYATVATAGKTYLVRGDRTTRTLRALHPNVECPSLSPDGTRLAYKKRVKGADPDAPWRLYVLDLRTLHESATGEHRNVDDQAAWRDDHTLVYSLPGDFGSDLWTVPADGSGAPHRLVTAALAPVFPR